In Amaranthus tricolor cultivar Red isolate AtriRed21 chromosome 3, ASM2621246v1, whole genome shotgun sequence, a single window of DNA contains:
- the LOC130807597 gene encoding anthranilate N-benzoyltransferase protein 2-like, translating into MNTKVKQSTIIHPAKETPTGSLWLSSLDLITRSPYTHTRLLYVYPSPNQTNRTNSFFDTNILKNALSKTLVHFYPMAGRLKRNEKTGRMEIDCNSKGVVFVEVETTHTLADFGEFKPTNELRSVVFPSPFDYSKGLSSFPMLMVQLTRFKCGGVSLGLLHQHQVADGTSCADLINSWARIAQGLEINVLPFHNRQQILGCRNPRQVKFRHLEYEQPLPPTRGITPGTVSTIIEAQFKLSKEQIIALKLQATLQGDTSYRLSTFQVLAAHVWRATCKARGLSDDQDVKLYIPVNGRTRLNKSSEFPKGYYGNVIFFTACVTKCADIKYKPLWYTANLVHTALKKMDNIEYLRSAIDYLESHQDLSKVTRGSHTFTCPNFTINSWVNIPFKCDFGWGDPKFFGHGGIQYEGQSYLIRSQNGDGSFSLAIKLFSDHMSLFEKYLYDFPSLLLTRL; encoded by the exons atgaACACTAAAGTAAAGCAATCAACAATCATTCACCCAGCCAAAGAAACACCAACAGGATCTCTTTGGCTTTCAAGTCTCGATCTAATCACTCGATCTCCTTACACACATACTAGACTACTCTATGTATATCCTTCTCCCAACCAAACAAACCGCACAAATTCATTCTTCGACACAAACATTTTAAAGAATGCACTAAGTAAAACCCTAGTACACTTCTACCCAATGGCAGGAAGATTGAAAAGAAACGAAAAAACTGGTCGAATGGAGATCGATTGCAATTCAAAAGGAGTCGTATTCGTAGAGGTAGAAACTACACATACGCTCGCTGATTTTGGTGAGTTTAAGCCGACGAACGAGCTTCGTTCGGTGGTGTTTCCGTCACCGTTCGACTACTCAAAAGGATTATCGTCGTTTCCTATGTTAATGGTGCAGCTAACTAGATTTAAATGTGGCGGTGTAAGTCTTGGATTATTGCACCAACATCAAGTAGCTGATGGAACTTCTTGCGCAGATCTGATTAATTCTTGGGCTAGAATTGCTCAAGGGCTTGAAATTAATGTATTGCCATTTCATAATCGACAGCAAATTCTGGGTTGTCGTAATCCTCGTCAAGTTAAATTTAGACACTTGGAGTATGAGCAGCCATTGCCACCTACCAGAGGCATCACTCCAG GTACGGTATCCACCATAATAGAAGCTCAATTTAAACTCTCCAAAGAACAAATTATTGCCTTGAAACTACAAGCAACATTACAAGGAGACACGAGTTACAGGCTGAGTACCTTCCAAGTGCTTGCGGCACACGTGTGGAGAGCCACATGTAAAGCACGTGGCTTGTCAGATGATCAAGATGTAAAACTCTACATACCAGTTAATGGTAGAACAAGACTTAACAAAAGCTCAGAATTTCCAAAAGGTTACTATGGAAATGTAATCTTTTTTACTGCTTGTGTTACTAAATGTGctgatattaagtataaacCACTTTGGTATACAGCAAATTTGGTTCATACTGCATTAAAAAAGATGGATAATATTGAGTATTTAAGATCAGCCATCGACTACCTTGAATCACATCAAGATTTGAGTAAAGTTACTCGTGGGTCCCACACTTTTACCTGTCCAAATTTTACTATAAATTCTTGGGTAAATATTCCTTTTAAATGTGATTTCGGGTGGGGCGATCCCAAGTTTTTTGGGCATGGTGGGATTCAATATGAAGGTCAATCTTATCTCATTAGAAGCCAAAATGGGGATGGGAGCTTCTCATTGGCTATTAAGCTTTTTTCTGATCATATGAGTCTTTTTGAGAAGTATTTGTATGATTTTCCTAGTTTGCTTCTTACAAGgttgtaa